From one Thermatribacter velox genomic stretch:
- a CDS encoding FecCD family ABC transporter permease yields MSYVAGRRRQLPGRTRRESLAWSCILILGAVLLFGVLYFVGKGFVEVPLVEVWKIILGRDTAQEMWHDVVLYIRLPRILGALLIGLILGCAGCIFQALLLNPLASPYTLGVSGGAAFGGACALYLGLSNPIFPAFLGGLASLLLVLFMSGRRGSFRTESLVLAGIIVSSVFSAGVSFMKHLFGEEVGSLVFWLMGTLVGIHLKEVMWLWPFAVGIIMVGVFSAKALDVLCLGEKVARQSGVATETFRLLLLIVATLGTAAAVSVGGIIAFVGLVVPHIFRIAFGPLHLYLLPLSALGGALLLLVSDNLIRVYFGVEIPVGVWTTLIGGPFFFYLFIKRVSWREGRSES; encoded by the coding sequence ATGTCTTACGTAGCAGGGCGTAGAAGACAGTTGCCAGGCAGGACCAGGCGAGAGTCTCTCGCCTGGTCCTGCATCCTCATTCTTGGGGCGGTTTTACTCTTTGGTGTTCTTTATTTTGTAGGCAAAGGTTTTGTGGAGGTTCCCTTAGTGGAGGTTTGGAAAATTATTTTGGGGAGAGATACCGCTCAGGAAATGTGGCATGATGTGGTGCTCTATATACGTTTGCCCCGTATTTTAGGTGCTCTTTTGATTGGATTGATTCTGGGTTGTGCAGGTTGTATCTTCCAGGCTTTACTTTTGAATCCCCTGGCCAGCCCCTACACTCTTGGGGTTTCTGGGGGAGCTGCTTTTGGGGGAGCCTGTGCACTGTATCTGGGATTGTCTAACCCTATTTTTCCTGCTTTTTTGGGCGGTCTTGCTTCGCTTTTGCTGGTTCTTTTTATGAGCGGGAGAAGGGGTAGTTTTCGAACTGAAAGTCTGGTTTTAGCGGGGATTATAGTGAGTTCAGTTTTTTCTGCGGGAGTAAGTTTCATGAAGCATCTTTTTGGTGAGGAAGTGGGAAGTCTGGTTTTTTGGCTAATGGGTACCCTGGTGGGTATTCACCTCAAAGAGGTGATGTGGCTTTGGCCTTTTGCAGTGGGAATAATTATGGTGGGTGTTTTTTCAGCCAAGGCGCTGGACGTTTTGTGTCTTGGGGAGAAAGTAGCCCGTCAATCTGGAGTGGCTACTGAGACTTTTCGCCTTTTGCTTTTGATCGTGGCTACTTTGGGCACTGCTGCAGCAGTGTCGGTAGGAGGCATAATTGCTTTTGTGGGTCTGGTGGTGCCCCATATTTTTCGAATCGCTTTTGGTCCGCTTCACCTTTATCTTTTGCCGCTTTCGGCTCTGGGAGGTGCGCTGTTACTTTTGGTTTCGGATAACCTTATTCGAGTTTATTTTGGAGTAGAGATACCGGTTGGTGTTTGGACTACGCTCATTGGTGGTCCCTTTTTCTTTTATCTTTTCATTAAACGAGTTTCCTGGCGTGAGGGACGAAGTGAAAGTTGA
- a CDS encoding sirohydrochlorin cobaltochelatase has translation MFRRSLVIVLSIVLVLCLLVGVSSGMSREDKKALLLVAFGTSYEDASSAIKNVFELARKEFPGLEVRLAYASSMVRKALEKKGQKIDSPVTALAKLADEGFNKVAVQPLFVIPGITYDYVASVCQAFSAMKDIYGRPVFEELYLGRPLLEHPSDYEEVVQALREIFAPTLSKEGTALVLMGHGSEHSGGAAYSMLYLMLQKEFGENVFLGTVEGFPSFEDVVTELEAQKVKKVVLAPFMLVAGDHALNDLAGEHSDSWKVQLKQRGFLVSTVLKGLGEYDAFARIFVERAKEVVEKL, from the coding sequence ATGTTCAGAAGGTCTCTGGTGATTGTTTTAAGTATTGTGCTGGTTTTGTGTTTGTTGGTTGGGGTAAGCTCTGGAATGTCCAGAGAAGATAAGAAAGCGTTGTTACTTGTTGCTTTTGGCACTTCTTATGAGGACGCTTCTTCCGCTATTAAGAATGTTTTTGAGCTTGCCAGGAAGGAGTTTCCAGGGCTGGAAGTGCGCCTTGCTTATGCTTCCTCTATGGTACGTAAAGCTCTTGAGAAAAAGGGACAGAAAATTGACAGTCCCGTTACCGCGCTGGCTAAACTTGCAGACGAAGGATTTAACAAAGTTGCGGTACAGCCTCTTTTCGTAATTCCAGGGATTACTTACGACTATGTAGCAAGCGTTTGCCAAGCTTTTTCTGCGATGAAAGATATATATGGGAGACCGGTTTTTGAAGAGCTTTATTTAGGAAGACCTCTACTGGAGCATCCCTCTGATTATGAAGAGGTTGTCCAGGCTTTGCGGGAAATATTTGCTCCAACCCTCTCTAAGGAAGGAACGGCGTTGGTTCTGATGGGTCATGGAAGCGAACATTCTGGAGGGGCTGCTTATTCTATGTTGTATCTCATGTTGCAGAAGGAATTCGGAGAAAATGTTTTCCTGGGTACAGTAGAGGGTTTCCCCTCTTTCGAAGATGTGGTAACGGAACTTGAAGCACAAAAGGTAAAGAAAGTAGTTCTTGCGCCTTTTATGCTGGTTGCTGGCGATCATGCTCTGAATGATTTGGCTGGAGAGCATAGCGATTCCTGGAAAGTGCAGCTTAAGCAGCGAGGTTTTTTGGTGTCAACCGTTTTAAAGGGATTGGGGGAATATGATGCTTTTGCCAGGATTTTTGTGGAACGCGCGAAAGAAGTCGTCGAAAAGCTCTAA